A genomic stretch from Deltaproteobacteria bacterium includes:
- a CDS encoding AbrB/MazE/SpoVT family DNA-binding domain-containing protein, with the protein MSRPKPKRAKVFWTGRSQAVRLPKEFRFDSDTVLVRREGDAVVLEPADEWPEGYVESFAGAPKDFARPPQGEPDEREKLE; encoded by the coding sequence ATGTCGAGACCGAAGCCGAAGCGAGCCAAGGTGTTCTGGACGGGTCGGAGCCAGGCGGTCCGCCTACCCAAGGAGTTTCGCTTCGACAGCGACACCGTTCTCGTCCGCCGCGAGGGAGATGCCGTCGTCCTGGAGCCTGCCGACGAGTGGCCCGAGGGATACGTCGAATCCTTTGCCGGCGCGCCAAAGGACTTCGCCAGGCCGCCGCAAGGTGAACCGGACGAGCGAGAGAAGCTCGAGTGA